The genomic region AAAAGGTTTGTTTACTCGGAACGGGCGGCGTCATTGACTGCACGATATGCGGCGTCAGCGTCAGAATCACTTCCGTGGTCACCCGCTGCGTCTTGAATGAACTGATGAGGTTGCCGATAAACGGGAGATCTCCCAGCCAGGGAACCGTGACCTTCGTGCGGCGATCCTCCTCCTGAAGCAAGCCGCCCAGGACAATGGTTTCCCCATCCTTGACGCTCAGCATCGTTTCGGCCGACCGATTGCCGAATTTAAACTGCGTGATCGGAGGATTAGCCTGCAATACCACCTGCTCTCCCAATCGAACCACTTCGATCTTCATCTTCAAGGAGAGTTCATTGGCGAGATGGATCATCGGTTCGACCGTCAGCTTGACGCCGGTATCCCGGAACTCGATGGAGGTCACCGTAGAGGTCGTTGGAACTGCTCCGGTCGATGCCTGACCTGGCAATACATTGGTGGTAGAAAGAAGGATCGGCTGCTTGTCGCCAATGTTGATTTCCGCTTTCTTATTATTGACGACGCGAACTTTCGGCGAGGCCAACGTTTTTGCGTCCGTCACCTGTTTGAAAAAATCCAATTGTACATTGGTAGGCAGCTTGAAAAGATAGTTTCCCTTCCCGAGGCTCGTCAATTGCTGCAGCGTAAATTGTTGCGCCAAATCGCCGGCGATGACCCCGGCAAATCCCGGCGGGACAATGGCCGCCGCAGCATTTTTAGGATACGTCAGGCCATACGTCTGATCGGTAGTCCGATCGACCTCCAGTACTTCGACTTCGAATAGCACCTCGGAATCCAGGCGGTCATTGGCCACGATGATCTTTTCGGCCATTTCGATCTTTTCCGGCTGATCCCGTATGACGATGGTGTTCAACTGCTCGTTGGCATGCATGCGCTTGGAATCCAGCATGCTCTTCAACAAGACCACCATATCCTTGGCCTTCGCGGTCGACAGATAAAACGTTCGCACCATGAGGTCTTGATACTGTTCTTGCTTCTGCTTGGTATTCGGGCTAATGATCATGACTCCGGGCGATACCACGCGAGAGAACAGACTATTGCTGTTCAGAATCAGGTTCATTGCATCGTCAAACGGCGTGTCCTGAATCGCAATGGTCACGGGATCGTTGCGGACGTCTTTGTCGAAAATCAGATTCATTCCACCTGCCTTACCGATCCCTTCCAATACTTCCTTTAGCCCGGCGTTACGAAACCGAAGCGTAATTGGTTGCTTGCGGCGATCCTCCCGGGTCATCGCCTGCTGCTCCTCCGTGAGTTTGGCGATGCTCTCCAGCGGATCGGGATACGAAGGGTCCAGCTCGGCAGCCTTGGAGTAGCTTTCCATCGCCTCGTCCATTCGCCCGAGCTGCGCGAGACGATCGGCCTCTTTGTATTGCTGCCGTGACTCCTTGAGTCGATTGGCTTCTGAGAACCCCGACTGATGTTCGACATTCGTCGGTTCGATCGTCAGCGCCCGTTTGAACTGTTCAGCCGCCAAGTCGAACCGATGCTCCTTGAGGTACGCACGTCCTTTATCTCCATATTGCGCGGCCGAGCGATTCCTGGCCATCGCATACTTTTCCAGAAGACTCTGATTGAACGGATCATCCTTGAGGGCTTGACGATATGCCAGACTGGCTTCTTCCCACTGTCCCGCGGCAAGCTGCTGGTCGCCACGCTTGAGATCCGATGACGTGAAATAGGCGCAGCCAGCCAATGATATGATTGCCCCAGAGGCGACAACCCTCATGGATGGACATGCACGGAAAATGGTCATGACAATGGAATCTTTCATAGCGTGAGAGAGAACGACCGTCGCGTGGACAATCTTCGTGAATAATTGGAAAGGGGCGATGCCAATCGAAGTCTAGCTCACCTCCACGCTATTGTGGAGGAAAAGAGACTTTCCGACAGCCTCGACTGCGGCTGGCAATGATTTGTCAGGGAATGCGGAGGCAGGCGGCAATACGATGCGGCGAGAACTTTTTCACAAACGCCAATACTTGATGGATGCAGGAAGTTTCGCACGATCAAGCACGCACTTCACATCGATCACCACTCCATCACGCTGACTTCCGAGCGGCGACAGCAGCTTCTGCGTATCCATATCTGCATAGGCTCGATGGGCGACGGCGAGAACGATGCCGTCCACGTCCTTGAGTTGTTCCCACTTGCTCAAATGAATACCGTACTCCTCCACTGCTTCTTCAGATTCAGCGATAGGATCATGGACCAGAACCTGCACACCATACTCTTTAAGCTCATGAATGATATCGGGAACCTTGCTGTTCCTGAGGTCGGGCACGTTTTCCTTGAACGTCAGACCCAAAACAGCCACTTTCAGATCGTTGACGGGGCGATTAAGCTGACTCAACCGCTTCATTGTTTGCTCGGCGACAAACTTGCCCATTCCATTGTTGATACGTCGCCCGGATAGGATTACCTGAGGATGATAGCCGACGGATTCGGCTTTGCTGGTTAGGTAGTACGGATCCACACCAATACAATGGCCGCCTACCAACCCGGGTGAAAACTTGAGAAAGTTCCATTTTGTTCCAGCCGCTTCCAAGACCGATTTCGTGTCGATACCGAGCCGATGAAAAATGAGAGCCAATTCGTTCATGAGAGCAATGTTCAGATCCCGCTGCGTATTCTCAATCACTTTGGCTGCCTCGGCCACCTTGATGCTCGATGCCCGATGGATTCCGGCTTTCACGACCAAGCCATACGTATTGGCGACTATCTCCAACGATTCCGCATCCTGGGCCGAAACTACTTTGACGATCTTCTCCAGCGTATGTTCCTTATCGCCGGGATTGATCCGTTCGGGCGAATAACCGAGCTTGAAATCCACACCGCATTTCATTCCGGAAGTCTTTTCCAAGATAGGCTGGCAGACTTCCTCTGTGGCTCCGGGGTAGACGGTTGATTCGAAGACCACGATCGAGCCCGCCGAGAGATTCGCACCG from Nitrospira japonica harbors:
- a CDS encoding tetratricopeptide repeat protein, whose protein sequence is MRVVASGAIISLAGCAYFTSSDLKRGDQQLAAGQWEEASLAYRQALKDDPFNQSLLEKYAMARNRSAAQYGDKGRAYLKEHRFDLAAEQFKRALTIEPTNVEHQSGFSEANRLKESRQQYKEADRLAQLGRMDEAMESYSKAAELDPSYPDPLESIAKLTEEQQAMTREDRRKQPITLRFRNAGLKEVLEGIGKAGGMNLIFDKDVRNDPVTIAIQDTPFDDAMNLILNSNSLFSRVVSPGVMIISPNTKQKQEQYQDLMVRTFYLSTAKAKDMVVLLKSMLDSKRMHANEQLNTIVIRDQPEKIEMAEKIIVANDRLDSEVLFEVEVLEVDRTTDQTYGLTYPKNAAAAIVPPGFAGVIAGDLAQQFTLQQLTSLGKGNYLFKLPTNVQLDFFKQVTDAKTLASPKVRVVNNKKAEINIGDKQPILLSTTNVLPGQASTGAVPTTSTVTSIEFRDTGVKLTVEPMIHLANELSLKMKIEVVRLGEQVVLQANPPITQFKFGNRSAETMLSVKDGETIVLGGLLQEEDRRTKVTVPWLGDLPFIGNLISSFKTQRVTTEVILTLTPHIVQSMTPPVPSKQTFWSGTDSTYATNPLFTPQGKTISGAKLLNSGVMGVPAGGIAKTNGQGKTAVASLARMATVGQIVSIKPESSVVSVGKEFKLSFNDERLRTSADGLFQLRFDSKVLQLKSLAYGDVVPADRTPSESGTGLEEDAPVEFTIASNAPRASGGGRTVTATFVAKAPGVSPVSVSLKDTPGGSSPPSFDGRGIVRVR
- a CDS encoding nucleotide sugar dehydrogenase, with product MGSQTVHARKVAVVGLGYVGLPIAVAFGKRGDVVGFDINKVKINELRKGFDRTGEVSETDLKSARIQFTSEPADLKAADFIIVAVPTPINEALQPDLTALCKSSELIGANLSAGSIVVFESTVYPGATEEVCQPILEKTSGMKCGVDFKLGYSPERINPGDKEHTLEKIVKVVSAQDAESLEIVANTYGLVVKAGIHRASSIKVAEAAKVIENTQRDLNIALMNELALIFHRLGIDTKSVLEAAGTKWNFLKFSPGLVGGHCIGVDPYYLTSKAESVGYHPQVILSGRRINNGMGKFVAEQTMKRLSQLNRPVNDLKVAVLGLTFKENVPDLRNSKVPDIIHELKEYGVQVLVHDPIAESEEAVEEYGIHLSKWEQLKDVDGIVLAVAHRAYADMDTQKLLSPLGSQRDGVVIDVKCVLDRAKLPASIKYWRL